The following are encoded together in the Gemmatimonadota bacterium genome:
- a CDS encoding amidase yields MSTPDELLEEMEAELAAADYGLGGANHAWRGASEIDRRHFIFASLVAAAASTLGGASALRAQGTAGRAQAQQPQLPPFPLGNGEAPALQFQPYPGGTGAVLERLARERGRAAFDRAEFSVPKWSGTIPSAPEDLAFLPAHRLSALLRARKVTSVQLTELYLERLTRLNGTLNCAVTIMAEQARAEARRADAEIAAGKWRGPLHGLPYGVKDLFSTKGVPTTWGAADFKDRVIDEDAEIVVRLREAGAVLIAKLSTGLFAQNDWWFGGRTNNPWNLSQGSSGSSAGPASATAGGCVAFAIGTETSGSIVSPSIRCGVSALRPTFGRVSRHGGMVLAWSQDRVGPICRTVEDCAMVFNVLHGVDEKDPSTVTTPFQFDRALCLGAIRLGVDPNAPRELVVALRDLGMQPKEIGARPTVPGMAGGGLGVEYAAAFDSYVQRKAKEVGLDLTALPERPATPPGAPPPTPAPNAPPANPMAPADWNPRFVNGRLTRGFDFIQAQRRRYVLISRWGEFMRDLDMFVGAPSADVGANAQTGHPCVVFPYKFDVPPVQQFGPRAQVDTTQKAPPLAPQPICATIVGALYQDDRILGVAHQLQLKSGIHLRRPAL; encoded by the coding sequence ATGTCGACGCCTGACGAGCTGCTCGAGGAGATGGAGGCCGAACTCGCGGCCGCCGACTACGGGTTGGGTGGAGCGAACCACGCCTGGCGTGGCGCCAGCGAGATCGACCGGCGCCACTTCATCTTCGCCTCGCTCGTTGCGGCGGCAGCGAGCACGCTCGGCGGCGCCTCGGCGCTCCGGGCGCAAGGGACAGCCGGTCGCGCGCAGGCGCAGCAGCCGCAGCTGCCGCCCTTTCCGCTGGGCAACGGCGAAGCGCCAGCGCTGCAGTTCCAGCCGTATCCCGGGGGGACGGGGGCGGTGCTGGAGCGGTTGGCCAGGGAGCGGGGGCGCGCCGCCTTCGATCGCGCGGAGTTCTCCGTCCCCAAGTGGTCTGGGACGATACCGTCTGCTCCAGAAGACCTCGCCTTCCTCCCGGCGCATCGCCTCTCGGCGTTGCTGCGCGCGCGCAAGGTCACGTCGGTGCAGCTGACGGAACTCTACCTGGAGCGCCTCACACGGCTGAACGGCACGCTCAACTGCGCGGTGACGATCATGGCCGAGCAGGCGCGCGCCGAGGCGCGGCGTGCCGATGCCGAGATCGCCGCGGGGAAGTGGCGCGGGCCGCTGCACGGGCTCCCGTACGGCGTGAAGGACCTCTTCTCCACCAAGGGGGTGCCGACGACGTGGGGGGCGGCCGACTTCAAGGATCGCGTCATCGACGAGGACGCGGAGATCGTCGTGCGGCTCCGCGAGGCCGGGGCGGTGCTCATCGCCAAGCTGTCGACGGGGCTCTTTGCGCAGAACGACTGGTGGTTCGGTGGGCGCACGAACAACCCGTGGAATCTCTCGCAAGGGTCGAGCGGCTCGTCGGCGGGGCCGGCGTCAGCAACGGCGGGCGGGTGCGTCGCCTTCGCCATCGGAACGGAGACGTCGGGGTCGATCGTCTCGCCGTCGATTCGCTGCGGGGTGAGTGCGCTGCGCCCCACCTTCGGGCGCGTGAGCCGGCACGGCGGGATGGTGCTGGCCTGGTCGCAGGACCGCGTCGGCCCCATCTGCCGCACGGTCGAGGACTGCGCGATGGTCTTCAACGTGTTGCACGGCGTGGACGAGAAGGACCCATCGACAGTGACGACGCCGTTCCAGTTCGATCGGGCGCTGTGCCTGGGGGCGATCCGCCTTGGTGTCGACCCGAACGCCCCCAGGGAGTTGGTCGTGGCACTGCGCGACCTGGGGATGCAGCCGAAGGAGATCGGGGCCCGCCCCACGGTGCCGGGGATGGCCGGGGGCGGGCTCGGCGTGGAGTATGCGGCCGCCTTCGATTCGTACGTGCAGCGCAAGGCCAAGGAGGTGGGGCTCGACCTCACCGCGCTCCCCGAGCGCCCGGCGACTCCGCCAGGTGCACCGCCGCCGACACCGGCACCTAACGCGCCACCTGCCAACCCGATGGCCCCCGCCGACTGGAACCCGCGCTTCGTCAACGGGCGCCTGACGAGGGGGTTCGACTTCATCCAGGCGCAGCGGCGTCGCTACGTGCTCATCTCCAGGTGGGGCGAGTTCATGCGCGACCTCGACATGTTCGTCGGCGCACCGTCGGCGGACGTCGGGGCGAACGCACAGACGGGGCATCCCTGCGTCGTCTTCCCCTACAAGTTCGACGTGCCACCGGTGCAGCAGTTCGGCCCGCGCGCGCAAGTCGATACGACGCAGAAGGCCCCGCCACTCGCACCGCAACCGATCTGCGCGACCATCGTGGGGGCGCTCTACCAGGACGATCGCATCCTCGGTGTGGCGCACCAGCTGCAGCTGAAGTCGGGGATCCACCTCAGGCGCCCCGCGCTGTGA
- a CDS encoding VOC family protein, with the protein MSILAATPYLILNGRADEAIAHYQHALGTTTTSLQRFGDNNPNCPEALRNNVMHAELKAGHGTLMLSDGPGAAPPPPAGAVNVALHMNDEAQARRSFEILADGGTVFQPLSDAPWGALFGAVIDRYGVSWMFNCEKQPA; encoded by the coding sequence ATGTCGATCCTCGCCGCCACCCCCTACCTCATCCTCAACGGCCGAGCCGACGAGGCCATCGCCCACTACCAGCACGCGCTCGGCACGACCACCACGTCACTGCAGCGATTTGGCGACAACAACCCCAACTGTCCCGAGGCACTCCGCAACAACGTCATGCATGCGGAACTCAAGGCCGGGCACGGGACACTCATGCTGAGCGATGGCCCAGGCGCCGCGCCGCCGCCCCCGGCCGGTGCGGTGAACGTGGCACTGCACATGAACGACGAGGCACAGGCGCGCCGGAGCTTCGAGATCCTCGCCGACGGCGGCACCGTCTTTCAGCCGTTGAGTGATGCGCCGTGGGGAGCGCTCTTTGGCGCCGTGATCGACCGGTACGGCGTGTCGTGGATGTTCAACTGCGAGAAGCAGCCGGCGTAG
- a CDS encoding SBBP repeat-containing protein encodes MPLLPPDRFRLMPPLVVVLCALIAASCSGDDNGTGVPNPTVVVAASVTISPSAVALIVPDSVQLTAVVRDGNGIVMPNASVSWSVGNAQTASVSANGMLRALQAGGTTVTAASAPASGQVNVTIGSPTSNAPYRPNLMTYLGGNDSDMPRDVTVDASGNVVVVGNAASTNFPVTAGAYDQTRDSGFNPPSDAFISTFTPGGTLLWSTYLGGPGYERAYSVETDAQGFVYVGGRAGAGFPVTAGAFQTTFGGGSTSNFYGPQDAFVCKLLPNGSARVWCSYFGVGDDGIARDLAIDAQGNVYVVAWTNTGGFPAAWFTNAYQRTKAAGFDVVVAKIKADGSQVLWATYLGGAGDDSGTPAIRVDPSGNVLVLFATTSTNLPTPNGADATLGGAGDQFLAKLSPDGSTLLYGTYIGGNGLEASETHGLAVDPQGNAVVVVATSSTNLATTPGAYQSQYGGGPFDVGIWKVSPTGQFLAVSYYGGAASDAIQGVSTDAQGNIFFSATTESANIPLTVPGGVGGGEDVVAVKLSSDATRLMFAQRFGGSGDDVARASWFGPLNQFVLVGQTDSPNFPLLNAPFTRIGGSLDAFVVRLIP; translated from the coding sequence ATGCCCCTACTGCCGCCCGACCGCTTCCGCCTCATGCCCCCGCTCGTCGTCGTCCTGTGTGCCCTCATTGCCGCCAGCTGCAGCGGCGACGACAACGGCACCGGCGTCCCCAATCCCACCGTGGTCGTCGCGGCGTCGGTCACCATCTCGCCGAGTGCCGTGGCGCTCATCGTCCCAGACTCGGTGCAACTCACCGCGGTGGTGCGCGACGGCAACGGCATCGTCATGCCGAATGCGTCCGTGAGTTGGAGCGTGGGCAACGCCCAGACCGCTTCGGTCTCGGCCAACGGCATGCTGCGCGCGCTGCAGGCTGGGGGCACGACCGTCACCGCGGCCAGCGCACCGGCGAGCGGGCAGGTGAACGTGACGATCGGTTCGCCGACCTCCAACGCGCCGTATCGCCCCAATCTCATGACCTACCTCGGCGGCAACGACAGCGACATGCCGCGCGATGTCACCGTCGACGCCTCCGGCAACGTGGTCGTGGTCGGCAACGCGGCGTCGACCAACTTTCCGGTGACCGCCGGGGCCTACGACCAGACTCGCGATTCCGGATTCAATCCGCCCTCCGACGCCTTCATCTCCACCTTCACCCCCGGCGGCACGCTGCTCTGGTCCACCTACCTCGGCGGCCCCGGCTACGAGCGCGCCTACTCGGTCGAGACCGACGCGCAGGGTTTCGTGTACGTGGGCGGACGGGCGGGGGCCGGCTTCCCGGTGACGGCGGGGGCGTTCCAGACGACCTTCGGCGGCGGCAGCACCTCCAATTTCTATGGTCCGCAGGACGCCTTCGTCTGCAAGCTGCTGCCTAACGGCTCGGCGCGTGTCTGGTGCAGCTACTTCGGGGTGGGCGATGATGGCATCGCGCGCGACCTCGCGATCGATGCGCAGGGAAACGTGTACGTCGTCGCCTGGACCAACACGGGCGGCTTCCCGGCAGCCTGGTTCACCAACGCCTACCAGCGCACCAAGGCGGCCGGGTTCGACGTGGTCGTCGCCAAGATCAAGGCCGACGGGAGTCAGGTGCTGTGGGCCACCTACCTCGGCGGCGCTGGCGACGACAGTGGTACGCCCGCCATTCGCGTCGACCCGAGCGGCAACGTCCTCGTCCTGTTCGCCACCACGTCCACCAACCTCCCCACGCCTAACGGTGCCGACGCCACTCTGGGCGGCGCGGGCGACCAGTTCCTCGCCAAGCTGAGCCCTGACGGCTCGACGCTGCTGTACGGGACGTACATCGGCGGCAATGGACTCGAGGCGTCGGAAACGCACGGCCTCGCGGTCGACCCGCAGGGGAACGCCGTCGTCGTCGTCGCCACCAGCTCGACCAACCTCGCCACCACCCCCGGCGCGTACCAGAGCCAGTACGGCGGCGGCCCCTTCGACGTCGGGATCTGGAAGGTGTCGCCGACCGGGCAGTTCCTCGCGGTGAGCTACTACGGCGGGGCCGCGTCCGATGCCATCCAGGGCGTGTCTACCGACGCCCAGGGGAACATCTTCTTCTCGGCCACCACCGAGTCGGCCAACATTCCACTCACCGTTCCCGGGGGAGTGGGTGGTGGTGAGGATGTGGTGGCGGTGAAGCTCTCCAGCGACGCGACGCGCCTCATGTTCGCACAACGCTTTGGCGGAAGCGGGGACGATGTCGCGCGCGCCTCGTGGTTCGGACCGCTGAATCAGTTCGTGCTCGTCGGTCAGACCGACTCGCCGAACTTTCCGCTGCTCAACGCACCGTTCACGCGAATCGGTGGATCGCTCGACGCCTTCGTCGTTCGGTTGATTCCGTAG
- a CDS encoding protein kinase, with amino-acid sequence MSLTSAQWERLSIAFADGLELAPSERRGAMERALHDDVALLHEGLEMLGAHEDAGELQFERRFVAPAEATTHGSLTPGTHAGAYRIDALHAEGGMAEVYRAERVTGGFGQTVALKVLRPTLRSAEFTRRFEAERQLLARLVHPDIVPILDGGETADGRPFLVMPLVVGEPITTYVQRGVQPLDARLRLFGRVAAAVQFAHARLVVHRDLKPSNILVDTDGGIHLLDFGIAKLLDDDASPSGSERRTRTNVRLLTPEHAAPEQLADEGVTTATDVYALGILLFELLTGRRPWQRGVQQGRSLEQEILHGTPPSPSAVVGDRAVARQLRGDLDRIVLMALRREPERRYQSAGQFGEDVQRYLDGMAVMAQPDRVGYRVRKFLGRNRSLAIAGALLLATLATSSVVATLQARRLTRERDRSERERASAEAAIALLTDLFDRANPLLVPRGDTMRVAALIDDGEQRVDALTAQPAVQARMWRVLGRMRLARGEYLRAKALLERAWQSARRQAGTDDHVDVAGAYHDLARATLFVDGSDAARPMLLASLARMRRLPGVAQGDVVAAWQDLIGVTNDPSRHRALLDTLSAVRQVRTHDDSLQLAGTFNALAGRWLSLRPREAQSLYEASQTLVERLLPAGHPIRLTVLRNLTVALTNSGDYHRADSLTRVTMALSAAGGTDDAGAPSRSVTQLANYAVLRAHLGDLDVADSLGREALDIYRATRSSRHDEVGNAQRNLALIAAARGRHAEGLARFDTVIAWHRAAPTSAPPPEAIAFIELQRARILLGMGRTVEGARAIDDADPVLRLHLPPLHLYRAELEFWQGMSALARGDAATAVGRFDSASALFAHALPSTHPSVAGARCGHFVASVRAARPLGAGAASPTRPSESEGESCRRYATWGMADRLLVTWSRDALAR; translated from the coding sequence GTGTCGCTCACGTCCGCGCAGTGGGAACGTCTTTCCATCGCCTTTGCCGATGGGCTCGAGCTTGCCCCCTCCGAGCGTCGTGGAGCGATGGAGCGTGCACTTCACGATGACGTGGCGCTCCTCCACGAGGGGCTCGAGATGCTCGGCGCGCACGAGGACGCCGGAGAGTTGCAGTTCGAACGGCGGTTCGTTGCACCTGCCGAAGCCACGACGCACGGGAGCCTGACCCCGGGTACGCACGCGGGGGCCTATCGCATCGACGCGTTGCACGCTGAAGGGGGGATGGCCGAGGTGTATCGTGCCGAGCGCGTGACCGGTGGCTTCGGACAGACGGTGGCCCTCAAGGTCCTGCGCCCCACGCTGCGTTCGGCCGAGTTCACGCGCCGCTTCGAGGCAGAACGGCAATTGCTAGCGCGCCTGGTGCATCCCGACATCGTCCCGATCCTCGACGGTGGCGAGACGGCGGACGGGCGCCCGTTCCTGGTGATGCCGCTCGTGGTCGGCGAGCCGATCACCACGTACGTGCAGCGAGGTGTGCAGCCGCTCGATGCTCGGCTGCGCCTCTTTGGCCGTGTAGCGGCAGCGGTGCAGTTTGCCCACGCGCGCCTGGTGGTGCATCGCGACCTCAAGCCGTCCAACATCCTGGTCGATACGGACGGCGGGATACACCTGCTCGACTTCGGCATCGCCAAGCTGCTCGATGACGACGCGTCACCATCGGGCTCCGAGCGGCGCACCCGCACGAACGTGCGCCTCCTCACGCCCGAGCACGCCGCGCCGGAGCAGTTGGCCGACGAGGGGGTGACGACGGCAACCGATGTGTATGCGTTGGGCATCCTGCTCTTCGAGCTGCTCACGGGGCGCCGTCCCTGGCAGCGCGGTGTGCAGCAGGGCCGCTCGCTGGAGCAGGAGATCCTGCACGGCACGCCTCCGTCGCCGAGTGCGGTCGTGGGGGATCGAGCCGTGGCTCGGCAGCTGCGCGGCGACCTCGATCGCATCGTGCTCATGGCGCTGCGGCGCGAGCCCGAACGACGCTACCAGTCGGCGGGGCAGTTCGGCGAGGACGTGCAGCGCTATCTGGACGGGATGGCGGTGATGGCCCAACCCGACCGGGTCGGGTACCGTGTGCGCAAGTTCCTCGGGCGAAACCGGAGCCTGGCCATCGCGGGGGCGCTCCTGCTGGCTACGCTCGCCACGTCGTCGGTGGTGGCAACGCTGCAGGCGCGGCGCCTCACGCGCGAGCGCGACCGCAGCGAGCGTGAGCGCGCCTCCGCCGAAGCGGCCATCGCGCTCCTCACCGACCTGTTCGATCGGGCCAATCCGCTGCTCGTACCGCGTGGCGACACCATGCGGGTGGCGGCGCTGATCGACGATGGAGAACAGCGCGTGGATGCGCTCACCGCGCAGCCCGCGGTTCAGGCGCGCATGTGGCGCGTGCTCGGGCGCATGCGGCTGGCACGCGGCGAATACCTTCGCGCGAAGGCGCTCCTCGAGCGCGCGTGGCAGTCGGCACGCCGTCAGGCCGGGACGGACGATCACGTGGACGTGGCGGGCGCCTATCACGACCTCGCGCGCGCCACGCTCTTCGTCGACGGGAGCGACGCCGCGCGGCCGATGCTGCTGGCGTCGCTCGCGCGGATGCGCCGTCTCCCCGGCGTGGCCCAGGGCGACGTGGTCGCTGCGTGGCAGGACCTGATCGGCGTGACGAACGATCCGTCGCGACACCGGGCCCTCCTCGATACGCTGTCGGCGGTGCGGCAGGTGCGCACGCACGACGATTCGTTGCAACTGGCGGGGACCTTCAATGCGCTCGCGGGCCGGTGGCTGTCGTTGCGCCCGCGGGAGGCGCAGTCGCTGTACGAGGCATCTCAGACCCTCGTCGAGCGCCTCCTCCCCGCAGGGCACCCGATCCGCCTGACCGTGCTTCGCAACCTCACGGTGGCCCTCACCAACTCGGGTGACTATCACCGGGCCGACTCGCTGACCCGGGTGACCATGGCGTTGAGCGCTGCGGGGGGCACCGACGACGCCGGGGCGCCGTCGCGATCGGTCACGCAGCTGGCCAACTACGCCGTGCTGCGCGCACACCTTGGCGACCTGGACGTCGCCGACTCGCTGGGGCGCGAGGCGCTGGACATCTACCGGGCCACGCGCTCCAGCCGCCACGACGAGGTGGGGAATGCCCAGCGCAACCTGGCCCTCATCGCCGCGGCCCGGGGGAGACATGCCGAAGGGCTGGCGCGCTTCGATACCGTGATCGCCTGGCACCGGGCGGCGCCGACGTCGGCGCCGCCGCCCGAGGCCATCGCCTTCATTGAACTGCAGCGGGCACGCATCCTGTTAGGCATGGGGCGCACGGTCGAGGGGGCGCGCGCCATCGACGATGCCGACCCCGTCCTGCGTTTGCACCTGCCGCCGTTGCACCTGTACCGCGCCGAGCTGGAGTTCTGGCAGGGGATGAGCGCGTTGGCGCGTGGAGACGCCGCGACGGCGGTGGGGCGGTTCGACTCGGCGAGCGCCCTCTTTGCGCACGCACTCCCGTCGACGCACCCATCCGTCGCCGGCGCGCGTTGCGGGCACTTCGTGGCGAGCGTGCGCGCGGCACGTCCGCTCGGCGCCGGAGCTGCGTCGCCAACACGCCCGTCGGAAAGCGAGGGGGAGAGTTGCCGGCGCTACGCGACGTGGGGAATGGCCGACCGGTTGCTCGTCACCTGGAGCCGCGACGCCCTCGCGCGCTGA
- a CDS encoding sigma-70 family RNA polymerase sigma factor, with translation MTATSNPPVLDVFVPQLYDELRAMAHCHLRGERRPHTLGTTALVHEAWLRLSAQYGLPREDVPRFFAAASNTMRRVLVDHARRRHRLKRGAGGEQVSLEEAEESLFLSESEADELVALDDALERLGRVSARGVEVIQHRFFGGLSVEETAQLLGVSTKTVQREWVSARAWLRKEIARDLGFMT, from the coding sequence ATGACGGCGACGTCGAACCCACCAGTACTGGACGTGTTCGTCCCGCAACTCTACGACGAGTTGCGTGCCATGGCGCATTGCCACCTGCGGGGTGAGCGCAGGCCGCACACGCTGGGGACGACTGCACTCGTCCACGAGGCATGGCTGCGCCTGTCGGCACAGTACGGGCTGCCTCGCGAAGACGTCCCCCGCTTCTTCGCCGCGGCCTCCAACACCATGCGGCGCGTCCTCGTCGATCATGCTCGTCGCCGGCATCGACTCAAGCGTGGCGCCGGCGGCGAGCAGGTCTCGCTCGAGGAGGCGGAGGAATCGCTCTTCCTGAGCGAGTCGGAGGCGGACGAGCTCGTCGCGCTCGATGACGCACTCGAACGACTGGGGCGCGTGAGTGCGCGTGGCGTCGAGGTCATCCAGCACCGCTTCTTTGGCGGGCTCTCCGTGGAAGAGACGGCCCAGCTGCTCGGCGTCTCGACCAAGACGGTTCAGCGCGAGTGGGTCTCGGCGCGCGCCTGGTTGCGAAAGGAGATCGCGCGCGACCTCGGTTTCATGACCTGA
- a CDS encoding zinc-dependent metalloprotease yields the protein MRHTLRLGAAAALAFGITAVAPRVLYAQERPFIGVRVDADRNKVLLEVTPDRIGKDFLHQTVLATGGGVGALGLDRGQTGGSAVVRLERRGKRLVLVRDNWSVRALGADEAGMRAAREAFPTSVVASFPIEGEANGTVTADATSLFLSDTYGIAESVRRSQGGNARVDANRSWIDAARTRGFPLNTEIHAVLTFGVDNPGAVLRRAAPDAASPTFELHHSLVALPEANGWRPREADPRAGFFGPRFFDFAQTFQGTYGDGYINRWRLVPKDPAAYARGELVEPVKPIIYYLDPGIPEPYRTALREGGNWWGKVMEGAGFKNAFSVRDLPSGADPMDARYSMMYWIHRNGPGPSVGPSLSDPRTGEILRTVVRMDAWRSLVDYNIYAGMLPAAGPNGLNVSAEAFAMSRRRQHAAHEIGHTIGLSHNYIAHSQGRTSVMDYPFPLVTVDAKGNLDLSKAYAPFAGAWDSLAIRYGYRWYPDEASERAGLAKTVKEMLDRNVRFVADQDAGAEGSIPEVTRWVEGKTMFDAVERTAGVRKLLIDKFDERAIKPGEPMYLLNMRFTHVYLHHRYSLEGLIKNIGGMDFRYAMRGDGQIPTTIIPAAQQEKALGMALDALEPAALAVPERVMKLIPPVPFGGDDALAWIGSAGGTSFDQISLAGGLATEVIEGIMHRERLARVAQFSARDASLPTLAQVLHGVVERTWGAAASGEPNDQALRRAVQRVVLNTLLDRAGDKQALADVRQGAEWELQQLDAAIAAMSGGAPADQALRASARREIARYFAGEDEPASRSRFQVIPLPWP from the coding sequence ATGCGTCACACCCTGCGACTCGGCGCGGCTGCCGCGCTGGCTTTCGGCATCACGGCGGTAGCGCCACGCGTGCTTTACGCCCAGGAGCGTCCCTTCATCGGCGTGCGCGTCGATGCAGACCGCAACAAGGTCCTGCTCGAAGTCACCCCCGATCGCATCGGGAAGGACTTCCTGCACCAGACCGTCCTTGCCACGGGTGGTGGTGTCGGGGCGCTGGGACTCGACCGTGGACAGACCGGGGGGAGCGCCGTCGTGCGCCTCGAGCGACGCGGCAAGCGGCTCGTCCTCGTGCGCGACAACTGGAGCGTGCGCGCGTTAGGCGCCGACGAGGCGGGGATGCGCGCGGCGCGTGAGGCCTTCCCCACGTCGGTCGTTGCCTCCTTCCCGATCGAAGGGGAGGCCAACGGGACGGTGACCGCCGACGCGACGTCGTTGTTTCTGTCGGATACGTATGGCATCGCCGAGTCGGTGCGCCGATCGCAGGGAGGCAACGCGCGGGTCGACGCCAACCGCAGCTGGATCGACGCGGCGCGCACCCGGGGCTTCCCGCTCAATACCGAGATCCACGCGGTGCTGACCTTCGGTGTCGACAACCCCGGCGCGGTGCTGCGGCGTGCCGCGCCCGACGCGGCGTCGCCGACCTTCGAGCTGCACCACTCGCTCGTGGCGCTCCCCGAAGCCAACGGGTGGCGCCCGCGCGAGGCCGATCCGCGCGCCGGATTCTTCGGCCCGCGCTTCTTCGACTTCGCCCAGACGTTCCAGGGGACGTACGGCGACGGCTACATCAACCGGTGGCGCCTCGTCCCGAAGGATCCGGCGGCGTACGCGCGCGGTGAGCTGGTCGAGCCGGTGAAGCCCATCATCTACTACCTCGATCCCGGGATCCCCGAGCCGTATCGCACCGCGCTGCGCGAAGGGGGGAACTGGTGGGGGAAGGTGATGGAGGGCGCGGGATTCAAGAACGCCTTCAGCGTGCGCGACCTGCCGTCGGGGGCCGACCCCATGGATGCGCGCTACAGCATGATGTATTGGATCCACCGCAATGGCCCCGGCCCCAGCGTCGGTCCGTCGCTGAGCGATCCGCGCACGGGCGAGATCCTGCGCACCGTGGTGCGCATGGACGCGTGGCGGTCGCTGGTCGACTACAACATCTATGCAGGGATGCTCCCGGCCGCCGGTCCCAACGGGCTCAACGTGAGCGCCGAGGCGTTCGCCATGTCGCGTCGCCGGCAGCACGCGGCGCACGAGATCGGGCATACGATCGGGCTCTCGCACAACTACATCGCCCATTCACAGGGGCGCACGAGCGTGATGGACTATCCCTTCCCGCTCGTGACGGTCGATGCGAAGGGGAACCTGGACCTCTCCAAGGCCTACGCGCCCTTTGCCGGGGCGTGGGACTCGCTGGCGATCCGCTACGGCTATCGCTGGTATCCCGACGAGGCGAGCGAACGTGCCGGGCTGGCGAAGACGGTCAAGGAGATGCTCGATCGCAACGTGCGCTTCGTCGCCGACCAGGATGCGGGAGCCGAGGGCTCGATCCCCGAAGTGACGCGCTGGGTGGAAGGGAAGACGATGTTCGACGCCGTTGAACGGACTGCCGGGGTGCGCAAGCTGCTCATCGACAAGTTCGACGAGCGTGCCATCAAGCCGGGTGAGCCGATGTACCTGCTCAACATGCGCTTCACGCATGTGTACCTGCACCACCGCTATTCGTTGGAGGGATTGATCAAGAACATCGGCGGGATGGACTTCCGTTACGCGATGCGCGGCGACGGGCAGATCCCGACGACGATCATTCCGGCGGCGCAGCAGGAGAAGGCGCTGGGCATGGCGCTCGACGCCTTGGAGCCCGCGGCGCTCGCCGTCCCGGAGCGCGTGATGAAGCTCATTCCCCCCGTGCCGTTTGGCGGGGACGATGCGCTGGCGTGGATCGGGTCGGCCGGTGGCACGTCATTCGACCAGATCTCGCTCGCGGGCGGCCTCGCGACCGAGGTGATCGAAGGGATCATGCACCGTGAGCGCCTGGCGCGCGTGGCGCAGTTCTCGGCGCGTGATGCGTCGTTGCCGACGCTGGCGCAGGTGCTGCATGGCGTGGTCGAGCGTACGTGGGGGGCCGCCGCGAGCGGGGAGCCTAACGATCAGGCGTTGCGGCGCGCGGTGCAACGCGTGGTGCTCAACACGCTCCTCGACCGCGCCGGCGACAAGCAGGCGCTGGCGGACGTGCGGCAGGGGGCCGAGTGGGAGCTGCAGCAGCTCGACGCGGCGATTGCGGCGATGAGTGGTGGAGCGCCGGCCGACCAGGCGCTGCGGGCGAGTGCACGGCGGGAGATCGCGCGCTACTTCGCCGGCGAGGATGAGCCGGCCAGCCGGTCGCGCTTCCAGGTGATTCCGCTGCCGTGGCCGTGA